From the genome of Biomphalaria glabrata chromosome 1, xgBioGlab47.1, whole genome shotgun sequence, one region includes:
- the LOC129928721 gene encoding uncharacterized protein LOC129928721, producing MELSVRVSKRLQAKKDSLNIQASEPESFLNVLVPEPVSLKNVTQNNVSGLTPSAIRYRRHREKLQADPEKFAAFKEKDRKRSVLYRQNITPEKRERARLLSNLRTQKCRQKKKELGLPLNEKKVKPETRAAVLERREKERLRKAAYRAKLSPHEKAWINRKRKERKQQANSPQANSPLCVNSAEVGESLGTGFQTPVAKRMAVSRALMKLPRSPKKYAAVVEGLSQIRSPRRSKALQDLGFLRLPERRKLIFLNNINESIKTYLHSTSKKRSQMSNARRQVLCNILTKYNKFRGCATHFKHFGFSRSFMSKCKSQNIARKKRSDCITQNALETIHNFYSREDVSRTDPSQSSVSARTGKPKRFMQKTLKEAYTQLSTHAPTLKVSFSKFAKLKPFMTKATQHNKMQSCLCEFCMKIFLYMEGINKFLIKKGHRELTLKNPASSLDLTLCPRTNANCFHKLQCIERSCSNCGVDLINKYFEPLKNCMDELAEWSIWSKMTDEYVQSDGTLRKVIKWRPVNKEGPFNDLVTSMQKDLEKFSLHLFTANWQQQQFADLKQDLPCDWLLLVSDFGQNFTCHHQDEIQGAHWARTEVTIHPVVSYYRDKDLIVKESMVFLSNDLKHDGHASQHFQMKVIYELANRGHAFTKVISFSDGCAAQYKGKLNFVDLSFSKEDTNVSIERHYFGSRHGKGPCDAEIGVVKKNATLAIKRRMAIISDAKGLFLWAKEYMTKAEPTSKRTFFLVEQGEINRDRPDRSNEKIRSLQGSRSVHAVRGITPYNIAYRKRSCFCFPCRNSDGSQCLHDEICGSWNMFKLQKQNVVQSQSNLESSLDVSPICSNSKAQTLSSTNQKYIVNSCVIVKYGEIFYPGVVTEVLDDQRRINFLKRHRNKRDIFVYPEVQDIQLVYADMIVTEVMLIPNGNSLREWRVEGFDF from the exons ATGGAGCTATCTGTTAGAGTTTCAAAGCGTTTACAAGCCAAGAAAGACTCTCTAAATATACAAGCATCAGAGCCTGAGTCATTTCTAAATGTACTAGTACCAGAGCCTGTGTCGCTAAAAAATGTCACTCAAAATAATGTTTCTGGGTTGACACCTAGTGCTATAAGGTATAGAAGACACAGGGAAAAACTACAAGCTGATCCAGAAAAATTTGCTGCTTTCAAGGAAAAGGATAGAAAACGAAGTGTGCTTTACAGACAAAATATTACAccagaaaagagagaaagagctcGACTTTTAAGTAATTTAAGAACACAAAAATgcagacaaaaaaagaaagaactagGTCTCCctcttaatgaaaaaaaagtaaaacctgAAACACGTGCTGCTgttttagagcgaagagaaaaagagaggttGAGAAAAGCTGCATACAGGGCCAAGTTAAGCCCACATGAAAAAGCCTGGATAAACAGAAAacgcaaagaaagaaaacagcaaGCTAATAGTCCACAAGCTAATAGTCCCCTTTGTGTCAACTCTGCAGAGGTTGGCGAATCACTTGGTACTGGATTCCAGACTCCAGTGGCAAAAAGAATGGCTGTTTCAAGGGCTTTGATGAAATTACCTAGATCACCTAAGAAATATGCTGCAGTTGTTGAAGGTCTCTCACAAATACGCTCCCCAAGAAGAAGTAAAGCTCTCCAAGACTTAGGCTTTCTGCGTCTACCTGAGAGAAGAAAGCTCATCTTTCTAAACAACATTAATGAAAGCATCAAAACCTATCTACACTCTACCAGCAAAAAAAGGAGTCAGATGTCTAATGCTCGCAGACAAGTACTCTGCAACATCCTTACTAAGTATAACAAATTCAGAGGTTGTGCTActcatttcaaacattttggtTTTTCAAGAAGTTTTATGTCCAAGTGCAAATCACAAAACATAGCAAGAAAAAAACGAAGTGATTGCATTACACAAAATGCCTTGGAAACAATTCACAACTTTTACAGCAGAGAGGATGTCTCAAGAACTGATCCATCTCAATCATCTGTGAGTGCACGAACTGGAAAACCTAAACGCTTCATGCAGAAAACGCTGAAGGAGGCATATACTCAATTGAGTACTCATGCACCCACATTAAAGGTATCGTTCTCAAAGTTTGCTAAATTGAAACCATTTATGACAAAAGCTACTCAACATAATAAGATGCAGTCTTGCTTATGTGAGTTCTGTATgaagatttttctttatatgGAGGGCATTAATAAGTTTCTAATCAAAAAAGGACACAGAGAGCTGACATTAAAAAATCCAGCTTCATCACTTGACTTAACTCTATGCCCAAGAACTAATGCCAATTGTTTTCATAAGCTGCAGTGCATTGAAAGATCATGTAGCAACTGTGGTGTGGATTTAATTAACAAGTATTTTGagcctttaaaaaattgcatGGATGAATTAGCAGAATGGAGCATCTGGTCAAAGATGACAGATGAGTATGTTCAGAGTGATGGTACACTGCGAAAGGTAATAAAGTGGCGACCAGTAAATAAAGAAGGCCCTTTCAATGACCTAGTAACATCAATGCAGAAAGATTTGGAAAAATTCAGCCTTCATCTTTTTACAGCTAACTGGCAACAGCAGCAGTTTGCAGATTTGAAACAAGATTTACCATGTGACTGGCTTTTGCTAGTTTCTGATTTTGGTCAAAATTTCACATGCCACCACCAGGATGAAATCCAAGGTGCACACTGGGCTCGAACAGAGGTCACTATTCACCCAGTAGTGAGCTACTACAGAGACAAAGATTTGATAGTCAAAGAAAGCATggtttttttatcaaatgaccTAAAACATGATGGCCATGCATCACAACACTTTCAAATGAAAGTGATTTATGAGTTAGCTAATCGTGGTCATGCTTTCACTAAAGTTATCAGTTTTAGTGATGGATGTGCAGCACAGTacaaaggaaaattaaattttgtagaCTTATCTTTCTCAAAGGAAGATACAAATGTGTCCATAGAGAGGCACTATTTCGGTAGTCGCCATGGAAAAGGGCCATGCGATGCTGAAATAggtgttgttaaaaaaaatgctacatTGGCCATTAAAAGAAGAATGGCCATTATTTCTGATGCAAAGGGGCTATTCCTTTGGGCAAAAGAATACATGACAAAGGCAGAGCCTACAAGTAAAAGAACATTTTTCCTTGTGGAACAAGGAGAAATCAATCGAGACAGGCCTGACAGGTCCAACGAAAAGATTCGAAGCCTTCAGGGATCGAGGTCAGTCCATGCAGTGAGAGGTATTACACCTTACAATATTGCCTACAGAAAAAGAAGCTGTTTCTGCTTTccttgcagaaattcagatggCAGTCAGTGCCTGCATGATGAAATATGTGGATCTTGGAATATGTTCAAACTTCAGAAACAGAATG tgGTGCAATCTCAATCAAATCTTGAATCCTCTTTGGATGTCAGTCCCATATGCTCAAATTCAAAG gccCAAACATTGTCCTCCACAAATCAAAAGTACATTGTAAATAGCTGTGTGATTGTCAAGTATGGGGAAATATTCTATCcag GAGTTGTGACAGAAGTCCTGGATGATCAGCGcagaataaattttttaaaaaggcacagaaataaaagagatatATTTGTATACCCAGAAGTGCAGGACATACAATTAGTGTATGCAGACATGATTGTTACTGAAGTGATGTTGATACCAAATGGCAATAGTTTGAGAGAGTGGAGAGTGGAAGGTTTTGATTTCTGA